A region of Thiofilum sp. DNA encodes the following proteins:
- a CDS encoding Crp/Fnr family transcriptional regulator, with translation MSDYLIDQFMALAGGREREFAAGSFLFHQGEVVDYGMIVLAGQVSLIRHQVDGSSVILQRASVQQVVAEASLFSKVYHCDGLAEVDCRLWLTPKAGLLTALQHDTTLAFSWMQYLTQQVQQARFQRELLALKTVAARLDAWLNWHEIPLPPKGEWKPLAAQLGVSPEALYRELAKRDLTH, from the coding sequence ATGTCTGATTATTTAATTGACCAATTTATGGCGTTAGCGGGTGGGCGTGAACGTGAGTTTGCGGCAGGTAGCTTTCTGTTTCATCAGGGTGAGGTGGTCGATTATGGAATGATTGTATTAGCGGGTCAGGTAAGTCTAATACGTCACCAAGTCGACGGCTCAAGTGTGATCTTACAGCGGGCAAGCGTACAGCAAGTTGTAGCGGAAGCCTCACTGTTTTCAAAAGTCTATCATTGTGATGGACTCGCGGAAGTTGATTGCCGTTTATGGCTGACGCCTAAAGCGGGTTTACTGACGGCGCTACAACACGACACTACTTTAGCCTTTAGTTGGATGCAGTACTTAACTCAACAAGTGCAGCAAGCCCGTTTTCAACGCGAATTACTAGCCTTAAAAACGGTAGCGGCTCGCCTTGATGCATGGTTGAATTGGCATGAAATACCATTGCCACCGAAAGGTGAGTGGAAACCATTAGCAGCTCAATTGGGTGTGAGTCCTGAAGCGCTGTATCGAGAGCTGGCTAAGCGAGATTTAACCCACTAG
- a CDS encoding alpha/beta fold hydrolase: protein MITLRAVWVSVVLYLSLGLAPLFAQEVTVKQDHLTLRADLNLASDKKIQDGVVLLLHGTLAHNRVEIIKTVAELLNDKGFNTLSINLSYSLDQRPSQMLDCAIEHQHQHEDAMQEIGTWMRWLKEQGVEQVYLMGHSRGGNQIAWYASEQDNDLIKKIVLIAPATWSAEKSASDYEERYKTPLVELVNNAQAKVAAGQGAEVLDTAGFVYCEKAKVSAKSIVSYYRADERKNTPSLLSKITKPTLVIMGSEDTTMQDLPAQMEPIKQANVQAVMIEGADHFFLDLYADELVEKTVEFFE from the coding sequence ATGATAACTTTACGTGCTGTTTGGGTTTCAGTGGTGCTGTATTTGAGCTTGGGGCTAGCTCCCTTATTCGCTCAGGAGGTTACGGTTAAACAAGATCATTTGACCCTACGTGCGGATCTTAATTTAGCCAGTGATAAAAAAATTCAAGATGGTGTTGTGCTGCTGTTACACGGCACATTGGCTCATAATCGGGTGGAGATTATTAAAACCGTCGCGGAGTTGTTAAATGACAAAGGCTTTAATACGCTGAGCATTAATCTGAGCTATAGCCTTGATCAGCGCCCTTCACAAATGCTGGATTGCGCCATTGAGCATCAACATCAGCATGAAGATGCCATGCAAGAAATCGGTACTTGGATGCGATGGCTCAAAGAGCAGGGAGTAGAACAAGTCTATCTGATGGGGCATTCACGCGGCGGTAATCAAATCGCGTGGTATGCCAGTGAGCAAGATAATGATCTGATTAAGAAAATAGTATTAATTGCCCCTGCGACTTGGAGTGCAGAAAAAAGCGCTAGTGATTATGAGGAGCGCTATAAGACACCTTTAGTAGAGTTGGTGAATAACGCTCAAGCTAAAGTAGCGGCTGGGCAAGGTGCTGAGGTATTAGATACAGCGGGTTTTGTGTACTGTGAAAAAGCCAAAGTGAGTGCTAAGTCTATTGTGTCTTATTACCGTGCTGATGAGCGTAAAAATACCCCTAGTCTATTATCTAAAATAACTAAGCCTACTTTGGTCATTATGGGGTCAGAGGATACTACTATGCAGGACTTACCGGCTCAGATGGAACCCATCAAACAAGCTAATGTGCAAGCCGTTATGATTGAGGGGGCAGACCATTTCTTTTTAGATTTATATGCCGATGAATTGGTTGAAAAAACAGTAGAGTTTTTTGAGTGA
- a CDS encoding COR domain-containing protein produces MLSPLEIALERIDVCRQTQAPRLDLSNLLLKEIPPSVFELVWLEELDLSIQHQMFPWLRGFIKVLPPEITRLSRLSHLNLAGQRLSDLRPLQALNQLQSLDCSGNKITDLSPLQALNQLQYLDCSHNKITDLSPLQALTQLQSLNCGYNPIDDISPLVALPYLVELDCSRLKLPSLTFFGEQQFPLLSQLTANECSVIDPHHIDQFIYERERILYLAGTKIDYLPSVILGSEYEDCYENLLRYYKALERGYEWKRQLKIQFIGNGRVGKSSLAYTLQHQKAAPPQMPSTHGITIETCSPTPHSDAPITWQLWDFGGQEIYHATHRLFLSDDCLYILVWAEETEEQPDEINHPVSYWLEAIHDLAPHSPVILVKNQIDRSDKYPNASPADVNSTMLGADQIRQAAKISALQYKNINSLKGMIHDVIEELQGRVCLKLPRSWLAVEEAINQLKPTQKTLSFDSFTTLCQQHQIDYAEWFADYLHKTGVVFYQQGAFQDHMILDQNWIIEAVYKVFDRNAPYRQRLFKKGGRLSGFETQLIWQNTEESEREIYLNFMRDCHICYEINRDWNTPFEEREYIIPAFLAEKNPTEKLWRYEPSKDWQYNVHYPFLHRSIIERLIIRLGETYKDNAQPWREGIYCETEWGQVSLVSQIPDKTQSNKGYLQFSLRGSDQERLLYALRKLVKEISPHSRYQEFLQKEPCTEPSPLPAFQEQDTMTSRLDKPIAKPAIQVFISYSKEDKEHRLELEKRLKNISRQFKVQAWTDAQLLAGGLVHADIKEQLIKADLILLLISPDFMATDYCYEIELPLALERYQANQTIVIPIIVRDTPDWAEQAINGFKLGDITALPTKGLPLTKWSHKDDFWSDVQLGLKARVKNLLATD; encoded by the coding sequence ATGCTCAGTCCCCTTGAGATTGCTTTAGAACGTATTGACGTGTGCCGCCAAACTCAAGCGCCTCGCTTGGATTTGAGTAATTTATTGCTTAAGGAAATACCGCCCAGTGTTTTCGAGCTGGTGTGGTTAGAGGAGTTAGACTTATCTATCCAACATCAGATGTTTCCTTGGCTCAGAGGATTTATTAAGGTACTTCCTCCTGAAATAACTCGTTTAAGTCGACTTTCACATTTAAACCTAGCGGGGCAACGCTTGAGTGATCTCAGACCTCTGCAAGCCCTTAACCAATTACAATCCCTCGATTGCAGTGGCAATAAAATCACCGATCTCAGTCCCCTGCAAGCCCTTAACCAATTACAATACCTCGATTGCAGTCACAATAAAATCACCGATCTCAGCCCCCTGCAAGCCCTCACACAATTACAATCTCTCAATTGCGGTTACAACCCCATCGATGACATCAGCCCCTTAGTGGCTTTGCCCTATTTAGTAGAGCTTGATTGCAGTAGGCTAAAGCTTCCCTCGTTAACCTTCTTTGGCGAGCAACAATTTCCTCTGTTAAGTCAGCTGACTGCAAATGAATGCTCAGTGATCGACCCACACCATATTGATCAATTTATTTATGAACGCGAAAGGATACTGTATTTAGCAGGAACTAAAATTGATTACCTACCTAGCGTTATATTAGGCAGTGAATACGAGGATTGTTATGAGAACTTATTACGCTATTACAAGGCACTAGAGCGGGGCTATGAATGGAAGCGGCAACTAAAAATTCAATTCATAGGCAATGGGAGGGTAGGCAAGAGTAGTTTAGCCTATACCCTACAACACCAAAAAGCCGCGCCCCCACAAATGCCCTCAACGCATGGTATTACCATCGAAACCTGCTCACCCACCCCTCACAGTGATGCACCCATCACATGGCAACTCTGGGATTTTGGTGGACAAGAAATCTATCATGCGACCCATCGACTTTTTTTAAGTGACGACTGTTTATATATATTGGTGTGGGCAGAAGAAACCGAAGAGCAACCCGACGAAATTAATCATCCCGTGAGTTACTGGCTGGAAGCTATTCATGATCTCGCCCCGCATAGTCCCGTGATTTTAGTAAAAAATCAGATAGATCGTTCTGATAAATACCCCAACGCTTCTCCCGCTGATGTCAATAGTACGATGCTAGGCGCTGATCAAATTCGCCAAGCTGCCAAAATTTCAGCCTTGCAGTATAAGAATATTAATAGCTTAAAGGGCATGATCCACGATGTGATTGAAGAACTCCAAGGGCGGGTTTGCCTCAAGTTGCCACGCTCATGGCTAGCTGTCGAGGAGGCGATTAACCAACTCAAGCCCACCCAAAAAACTCTGAGCTTTGACAGCTTTACCACACTTTGCCAACAGCACCAGATTGATTATGCCGAGTGGTTTGCCGACTATTTGCATAAGACGGGAGTGGTGTTTTATCAACAAGGCGCATTTCAAGATCACATGATCTTAGATCAAAACTGGATCATCGAAGCGGTTTATAAAGTGTTTGACCGTAACGCCCCCTATCGACAACGACTATTTAAAAAAGGGGGGCGCTTATCAGGTTTTGAGACTCAATTGATTTGGCAAAATACCGAGGAGTCCGAGCGGGAAATTTATCTCAATTTCATGCGCGATTGCCATATTTGCTATGAGATCAATCGTGATTGGAACACTCCCTTTGAAGAGCGCGAATATATCATTCCAGCCTTTTTAGCAGAGAAAAATCCGACGGAGAAATTATGGCGCTATGAGCCTAGTAAGGACTGGCAGTATAACGTTCACTATCCCTTCCTACACCGCAGCATTATCGAGCGTTTGATTATTCGCTTGGGCGAAACCTATAAAGATAATGCTCAACCTTGGCGCGAGGGGATTTATTGTGAGACTGAATGGGGACAAGTGTCTTTAGTGTCTCAGATTCCCGATAAAACCCAATCCAACAAGGGCTATTTGCAGTTTAGCCTACGCGGTAGTGATCAAGAACGCTTACTCTATGCCTTGCGTAAATTAGTTAAAGAAATCAGTCCTCACTCGCGTTATCAAGAGTTTCTACAAAAAGAGCCTTGTACAGAACCTAGCCCTTTGCCCGCCTTTCAGGAGCAAGACACTATGACCTCACGCTTAGATAAACCGATAGCCAAACCTGCGATTCAGGTATTTATTTCTTACTCTAAAGAAGATAAAGAGCATCGCCTAGAACTAGAAAAACGTCTTAAAAATATTAGCCGTCAGTTTAAGGTTCAAGCGTGGACTGATGCACAATTATTAGCAGGTGGGCTAGTTCATGCGGACATTAAGGAGCAACTGATTAAAGCCGACTTGATTCTACTCTTGATCAGCCCTGATTTTATGGCTACCGACTACTGTTATGAGATTGAGCTACCCTTAGCCCTAGAGCGCTATCAAGCTAATCAAACGATTGTCATACCCATCATTGTGCGCGATACACCCGACTGGGCAGAACAAGCTATAAACGGCTTTAAGCTAGGCGATATTACCGCCCTACCTACTAAAGGTCTGCCTTTAACTAAATGGTCTCATAAAGATGATTTTTGGTCCGATGTACAGCTAGGGCTTAAAGCACGGGTGAAAAACTTATTAGCCACCGACTAA
- a CDS encoding type II toxin-antitoxin system RelB/DinJ family antitoxin, with protein MKIQTSMRIEEETFNEAKAILASLGMNFTDAVNIFVSMVVQTKGLPFEVKIPNAETLQAMQEVREGKNIDDFKVEELQ; from the coding sequence ATGAAAATACAGACCAGTATGCGCATTGAAGAAGAAACCTTTAATGAAGCTAAAGCGATACTTGCCAGTTTAGGGATGAATTTTACTGATGCGGTCAATATTTTTGTCAGCATGGTGGTACAAACCAAAGGATTACCCTTTGAAGTCAAGATACCTAATGCTGAAACCCTTCAAGCCATGCAAGAAGTCAGAGAGGGCAAAAATATCGATGATTTCAAAGTTGAAGAGTTGCAATGA
- a CDS encoding type II toxin-antitoxin system YafQ family toxin — protein sequence MYFLSVLRKGELLPEEARDHALLGEWSDFREFHVGGDMLVIYRVIDDEVVLTR from the coding sequence ATCTACTTTTTGAGTGTGTTACGCAAGGGAGAGTTACTACCGGAGGAGGCAAGAGACCACGCGCTATTAGGAGAATGGAGCGACTTTAGAGAGTTTCATGTAGGTGGTGATATGTTGGTGATCTATCGAGTCATTGATGATGAAGTAGTATTGACACGATAG
- the ggt gene encoding gamma-glutamyltransferase, producing the protein MKLLTLSVLISALLIPSTYAKQTSDTINPQIATTNITKQLVKAQEFMVVTANPYATQAGLEVLQAGGSAADAAIAVQLTLGLVEPQSSGLGGGALILYWDNQEKHLVALDGRETAPQAATPDMFLDKEGRPLAFMEAVVGGKSVGTPGTLKLLEHLHKKYGKAAWADLFKTPLQLAQQGFIVSPHMAEQIASSAESLQRFPATQAYFFDAEGAPLKAGTLRPNPDYAATLKLIAEQGAKVFYEGEIAQDIVKTVNEAPTNAGSLSLADLANYTVKERSTVCMEYRAHDVCGMGPPTSGGVAIAQILGILSHFDLAQTGYDSTESWRLMGDATRLAFADRNRYLADSDFVDVPVDALLNADYLEERSQALLTGAPLKSVFPGDPATNPYLTQRFADDRALELPSTSHFVIVDKDGNIVSMTTTIENGFGSRLMTRGFLLNNELTDFSFVAEENGLPVANKIEPNKRPRSSMSPTIVLKSGKPVLAIGSPGGSNIISYTAKALIGVIDWGMDVQQAVSMPHMVNRTGDYYLEKGTSAEDYKPKFEAMGYTVKVDNLNSGLHAVAIKADGLEGGADPRRDGVALGQ; encoded by the coding sequence ATGAAACTATTAACCCTCAGTGTGCTTATTAGTGCGCTTTTAATACCTAGCACTTACGCCAAACAAACCAGCGACACTATCAATCCACAAATCGCTACCACTAATATCACTAAGCAATTAGTCAAAGCCCAAGAGTTTATGGTAGTGACCGCTAATCCTTATGCTACTCAAGCGGGTTTAGAAGTGTTACAAGCGGGAGGCTCTGCTGCGGATGCTGCGATTGCGGTACAGCTCACCTTAGGGTTAGTTGAACCGCAATCCTCAGGGTTAGGCGGTGGTGCACTGATACTTTACTGGGATAATCAGGAAAAACATTTAGTCGCTTTAGATGGACGCGAAACCGCACCCCAAGCGGCAACGCCTGATATGTTTTTGGATAAAGAGGGTAGGCCACTCGCCTTTATGGAAGCAGTGGTAGGCGGTAAATCAGTCGGCACACCGGGCACTCTGAAACTACTAGAGCACTTACATAAAAAGTATGGCAAAGCAGCATGGGCAGACTTATTTAAAACGCCCTTACAATTAGCGCAACAGGGTTTTATCGTCAGCCCGCATATGGCTGAACAAATTGCTAGCTCGGCTGAATCCTTACAACGCTTTCCTGCAACCCAAGCTTATTTCTTTGATGCTGAAGGTGCTCCTCTCAAAGCCGGTACTTTACGTCCTAATCCAGACTATGCCGCCACTTTAAAGCTCATTGCCGAACAAGGAGCCAAGGTATTTTATGAAGGTGAAATTGCTCAGGATATAGTTAAAACGGTTAATGAAGCACCGACTAATGCGGGGTCACTGAGCCTAGCGGATTTAGCTAACTATACCGTCAAAGAACGCTCGACTGTGTGTATGGAGTATCGTGCACATGATGTATGCGGTATGGGACCACCCACTTCAGGTGGTGTCGCCATTGCCCAGATTCTAGGTATATTAAGCCATTTCGATTTAGCGCAGACGGGCTATGACAGCACTGAGAGCTGGCGTTTAATGGGTGATGCTACCCGTCTCGCCTTTGCGGATCGTAATCGTTATTTAGCCGATAGTGATTTTGTCGATGTTCCGGTCGATGCATTACTTAACGCCGATTATTTGGAAGAACGTTCACAAGCCTTATTAACGGGTGCACCGCTTAAATCGGTGTTTCCGGGAGACCCCGCTACTAATCCGTATTTGACGCAACGCTTTGCGGATGATCGTGCTTTAGAATTGCCCTCTACCAGCCATTTTGTCATTGTCGATAAAGACGGCAATATCGTATCGATGACTACCACTATTGAAAATGGCTTTGGCTCACGCTTAATGACACGCGGCTTTTTATTGAATAATGAGCTAACCGATTTCTCGTTTGTTGCTGAAGAAAATGGTTTACCTGTGGCTAATAAAATCGAGCCAAATAAGCGCCCACGCTCCTCTATGTCACCGACTATTGTGCTGAAAAGTGGGAAACCTGTATTAGCGATTGGCTCGCCCGGCGGGAGTAATATTATATCTTATACGGCTAAAGCGCTGATTGGCGTGATTGATTGGGGCATGGATGTGCAACAAGCAGTCTCTATGCCGCATATGGTGAATCGCACTGGTGATTATTATTTAGAAAAAGGTACTAGCGCTGAGGACTATAAACCTAAGTTTGAAGCAATGGGCTATACCGTCAAAGTCGATAATCTCAATTCAGGTTTACATGCGGTGGCGATTAAGGCTGATGGTTTGGAGGGGGGTGCTGATCCACGTCGTGATGGTGTAGCGCTAGGTCAATAG
- a CDS encoding TusE/DsrC/DsvC family sulfur relay protein translates to MSAMAHTATLDEMFPRAEVVTRAPLPKLKTPATYQLIQHNAQAHHLDLTDDHQEVIDFVLDFYEHCDDCENARELADLLDAEFAMEGGRKYLYQLFPSGPLSTIHELANLPPLGNETDPSFGTRF, encoded by the coding sequence ATGTCTGCTATGGCTCATACCGCTACTTTAGACGAAATGTTCCCACGCGCTGAGGTGGTAACTCGCGCTCCCTTGCCTAAATTAAAGACCCCTGCTACCTATCAGCTCATTCAACATAATGCTCAAGCGCATCACCTAGACCTCACGGATGATCACCAAGAGGTGATTGATTTTGTATTAGATTTTTATGAGCACTGTGATGATTGCGAAAATGCCCGTGAATTAGCCGATCTGCTGGATGCAGAATTTGCGATGGAAGGGGGAAGAAAATATTTGTATCAACTGTTTCCTAGTGGCCCACTGTCTACCATTCACGAACTAGCCAACTTACCCCCTCTCGGTAATGAAACAGATCCTAGTTTTGGCACACGTTTTTAA
- the murA gene encoding UDP-N-acetylglucosamine 1-carboxyvinyltransferase, which translates to MQKFLIEGGVALEGEVEISGAKNAVLPLLAATLLASTPMTIRNVPRLKDVSTLAAVIAGMGVTLNTDEHNNIHTDTSTIHTFKAPYELVRTMRASILVLGPMVARFGEAEVSLPGGCAIGDRPVNLHLMGLEAMGAEIVVEEGYIRAKAKRLKGARIVMDIVSVTGTENLLMAAVLAEGTTVLENAAREPEVVDLANCLVQMGAKIEGIGSSKITVEGVESLTGCDYTVLPDRIETGTYLAAAAITGGRVKALKAAPDTLDAVLQKFREAGALVETGADWIELDMRGRTLKAVDIRTDPYPAFPTDMQAQFMAMNACSQGIGVIVETIFENRMMHVAELKRLGANIRLEGNTAIVAGMPNLKGAPVMATDLRASACLILAGLAAQGKTLVDRIYHTDRGYERIEQKLAQLGAKITRVNE; encoded by the coding sequence ATGCAAAAATTCTTGATTGAAGGTGGGGTCGCCTTGGAGGGCGAAGTTGAAATTTCGGGAGCTAAAAATGCCGTTCTGCCCTTGTTGGCAGCTACTTTATTAGCTAGTACCCCCATGACCATTCGCAATGTACCGCGTTTAAAGGATGTAAGCACCTTAGCGGCGGTGATTGCGGGTATGGGTGTCACCCTGAATACCGATGAACATAATAATATTCATACGGACACCTCCACGATTCATACCTTTAAAGCGCCTTATGAATTAGTTCGCACTATGCGAGCCTCGATTTTAGTCTTAGGGCCTATGGTGGCGCGTTTTGGTGAAGCCGAAGTGTCACTCCCCGGCGGCTGCGCGATTGGTGATCGTCCGGTCAATCTGCATCTCATGGGCTTAGAGGCAATGGGCGCAGAAATTGTAGTCGAGGAAGGCTATATTCGCGCCAAAGCTAAACGCCTCAAAGGTGCGCGTATTGTGATGGATATTGTCAGTGTCACGGGGACTGAAAATCTACTAATGGCGGCGGTACTGGCTGAAGGGACGACTGTATTAGAAAATGCAGCGCGTGAACCGGAAGTGGTCGATTTGGCGAACTGCCTAGTCCAAATGGGCGCCAAGATCGAAGGCATTGGCTCTTCTAAAATCACGGTTGAAGGAGTCGAGAGCTTAACAGGTTGTGATTACACCGTGCTCCCTGACCGTATTGAGACAGGTACTTATCTAGCCGCCGCCGCGATTACGGGGGGGCGAGTCAAAGCGCTCAAAGCAGCGCCTGATACGCTGGATGCGGTATTACAAAAATTCCGCGAAGCCGGAGCTTTAGTTGAAACGGGTGCGGACTGGATTGAGCTGGATATGCGCGGTCGCACCTTAAAAGCGGTGGATATTCGTACTGACCCTTATCCCGCTTTTCCCACCGATATGCAGGCGCAATTCATGGCGATGAATGCGTGCTCGCAGGGCATTGGCGTGATTGTCGAGACTATCTTTGAAAATCGCATGATGCATGTCGCTGAATTGAAACGTTTAGGGGCGAATATCCGCTTAGAGGGCAATACGGCGATTGTAGCCGGTATGCCGAATCTAAAAGGTGCTCCCGTCATGGCAACTGACTTACGTGCTTCAGCTTGTTTGATTTTGGCAGGCTTAGCCGCGCAGGGTAAGACCTTGGTAGATCGTATTTATCACACGGATCGAGGTTATGAGCGTATTGAGCAAAAGCTTGCACAGTTGGGCGCTAAGATTACGCGAGTGAATGAGTGA
- the hisG gene encoding ATP phosphoribosyltransferase: MKDKLTIALSKGRIFKDTVPLLKVAGIEPLDDPETSRKLILDTNHPDVKIVIIRATDVPTYVQYGAADMGVAGKDVLMEHGGQDIYEVLDLKIANCKLMVAGFTDRPLPKEHLKVATKFVNCARHYFAGQGRQVDIIKLYGSMELAPLVGLADCIVDLVDTGNTLRANGLEPLEHMADISSRLIVNKASMRLKHERIQKLINHIEAAVQVKR, from the coding sequence ATGAAAGATAAACTCACCATAGCCTTATCCAAGGGGCGTATTTTTAAAGATACTGTTCCCCTGTTGAAAGTGGCTGGTATTGAGCCACTCGATGATCCTGAAACCAGCCGTAAACTGATTCTCGATACCAATCATCCTGATGTGAAAATCGTCATTATCCGCGCTACCGATGTGCCTACCTATGTGCAATATGGGGCGGCTGATATGGGAGTAGCGGGTAAAGATGTCTTGATGGAGCACGGTGGACAGGATATTTACGAAGTGCTCGATCTTAAAATTGCTAACTGTAAATTGATGGTAGCGGGTTTTACGGATCGTCCTTTACCTAAAGAGCATTTAAAAGTCGCCACTAAGTTTGTGAATTGTGCGCGGCATTATTTTGCTGGCCAAGGTCGGCAAGTAGACATTATTAAATTATACGGCTCGATGGAATTAGCGCCTTTGGTAGGATTAGCCGATTGTATTGTCGATTTAGTCGATACGGGCAATACCTTACGCGCCAATGGATTAGAGCCTTTAGAGCATATGGCAGACATTAGTTCCCGTTTAATTGTGAACAAAGCGTCTATGAGATTAAAACACGAGCGCATTCAAAAGCTGATTAATCACATTGAAGCCGCTGTGCAAGTAAAGAGATAA